One Candidatus Korarchaeum sp. genomic region harbors:
- a CDS encoding RNA-guided pseudouridylation complex pseudouridine synthase subunit Cbf5 — MIGEVEEDVVVKTAQEPGPYGYRPRERPIQLYLDHGLIILDKPRGPSSHEVTETVKRILEYPGKIGHCGTLDPKVTGVLPIVLGNATKLSKFIAGYDKEYVGVLYLHGDVSQEDLISALRKFTGPIFQRPPVRSAVRRSLRVRRVYSMELLRSEGRFHVIRARVESGTYIRKLFFDVGEFLGVGGSMRELRRVRSGIFTEEHCVTLDDLRDAYGDWKMRGDEGKLRRVILPLEEAVKNLPKIYVKDSAVASIAHGASLKVKGICSLSKGVRKDSIVALMTLKGELIAIGRATMDFDEMLKAESGVASEVERVIMPRDLYPPMWKSPSTREDR, encoded by the coding sequence GTGATAGGTGAAGTTGAAGAAGACGTAGTGGTGAAGACCGCTCAAGAACCAGGTCCCTACGGTTATAGGCCTCGGGAGAGGCCTATACAACTTTATTTAGATCACGGTCTCATAATCCTAGATAAGCCGAGGGGTCCTTCATCTCACGAAGTGACTGAGACGGTCAAGAGGATCCTAGAGTACCCCGGTAAGATCGGTCATTGCGGTACACTGGACCCCAAGGTAACGGGGGTGCTCCCCATAGTGTTGGGCAACGCTACGAAGCTGAGCAAGTTCATCGCCGGCTACGATAAGGAGTACGTGGGGGTCCTCTACTTACACGGTGACGTGTCTCAGGAGGACCTAATATCAGCCCTGAGGAAATTCACGGGTCCCATATTTCAGAGACCTCCCGTTAGGTCAGCTGTGAGGAGATCCCTCAGGGTGAGGAGGGTCTACTCAATGGAACTCCTCAGGAGCGAGGGTAGGTTTCACGTGATCAGGGCGCGTGTTGAATCAGGAACATACATAAGAAAGCTCTTCTTCGATGTAGGGGAGTTCTTAGGGGTAGGAGGGAGCATGAGGGAGCTGAGGAGGGTCAGGTCCGGGATATTCACGGAGGAACATTGCGTTACCCTGGATGATCTGCGTGATGCCTACGGGGACTGGAAGATGAGAGGGGATGAGGGGAAACTGAGAAGGGTGATCCTACCCCTTGAGGAAGCGGTGAAGAACCTCCCTAAGATATACGTTAAGGATAGCGCTGTGGCCTCTATAGCGCACGGAGCATCCCTGAAGGTGAAGGGCATCTGCTCACTATCTAAGGGGGTGAGGAAGGACTCAATCGTAGCCCTAATGACGTTGAAGGGGGAACTCATCGCAATAGGGAGGGCCACTATGGACTTCGATGAGATGCTCAAGGCCGAGAGCGGTGTGGCTTCGGAGGTGGAGAGGGTCATAATGCCGCGGGACCTTTACCCACCTATGTGGAAGAGCCCATCAACTAGGGAAGATCGCTGA
- a CDS encoding DNA-directed RNA polymerase subunit D — MRVIELSEEKAFLVLEGVTPSLANSIRRAIVGEVPTFAVDEVIFFENTTPFFDEYIAHRLAMIPLRTSLDLIRSDPNRNVVLELSRRAKDLIETVYSGELKSSDPLVYPANDKIPIIKMRKGQKIRFQAIARLGRGKDHSKWSPAAAVGYSYMPVYELVDQNLECDLSACSDCMKSDNGVVRVDYPVLCKGCWEALERCRVRNPGKVVRNWDESRIIIRYESTGSLRPDEIFFEALNQMKVKLNEFLSKIG; from the coding sequence GTGAGGGTGATTGAGCTATCTGAGGAGAAGGCTTTCCTCGTCCTGGAAGGAGTCACCCCCTCCCTAGCGAACTCCATAAGGAGGGCGATAGTAGGAGAGGTTCCCACATTTGCTGTGGATGAGGTAATCTTCTTCGAGAACACAACTCCTTTCTTCGACGAGTACATAGCTCATAGGTTAGCGATGATCCCTCTCAGGACCAGTTTAGACTTGATAAGATCGGATCCCAATAGGAACGTTGTGCTTGAACTATCCAGGAGGGCGAAGGATCTGATCGAGACAGTTTACTCGGGTGAACTGAAGTCGTCCGATCCCCTGGTCTACCCGGCCAACGACAAGATCCCGATAATAAAGATGAGGAAAGGCCAGAAGATAAGATTTCAAGCGATAGCCAGACTGGGGAGAGGTAAGGATCACTCGAAATGGTCTCCTGCTGCTGCAGTTGGCTACAGCTACATGCCAGTATATGAACTAGTAGATCAGAATTTGGAGTGCGATCTGAGCGCTTGTTCAGACTGCATGAAATCGGATAACGGTGTGGTCAGGGTTGATTATCCGGTGCTCTGTAAGGGTTGCTGGGAGGCCCTCGAGAGGTGTAGGGTCAGGAACCCGGGTAAGGTGGTGAGAAACTGGGACGAGTCTAGGATAATCATAAGATACGAATCGACAGGTTCGTTACGCCCCGATGAAATATTCTTCGAGGCATTGAATCAGATGAAAGTCAAGTTAAACGAATTCCTGAGCAAGATAGGATAG
- a CDS encoding 30S ribosomal protein S11 has protein sequence MMYSSERKGKIGVAHIYSSFNDTIVHITDITGAETIARYSGGMFVDADRLEGSPYAALKAAMAAAKEAQRKGITHLIVKVRAPGGIKSRIPGPGATAAIRGLSRSDLILIRVEDVTPIPHDGCRRPHGRRGRRV, from the coding sequence ATGATGTACTCCAGTGAGAGGAAGGGGAAGATAGGTGTTGCTCACATATACTCGTCCTTCAACGATACTATAGTTCACATAACGGACATAACGGGAGCGGAGACCATAGCGAGGTACTCGGGGGGAATGTTCGTCGATGCCGATAGGCTCGAGGGTTCCCCTTATGCCGCTTTGAAAGCCGCTATGGCGGCCGCAAAGGAGGCTCAGAGGAAGGGGATAACACACTTGATAGTGAAGGTGAGGGCTCCCGGTGGTATCAAGAGCAGAATTCCAGGTCCTGGAGCTACAGCTGCAATAAGGGGGCTTTCTAGGTCAGATCTAATCCTGATAAGGGTGGAGGACGTGACACCCATACCTCACGATGGCTGCAGGAGGCCTCACGGTAGGAGGGGGAGGAGGGTCTAG
- a CDS encoding 50S ribosomal protein L18, with protein sequence MIRLARSGRYKVKFRRRREGKTDYLKRLALLKSRKPRVVVRKTNRYIIVQFVRFKGEGDEVIAYAFSKELEKYGWVYGGKNLPAAYLTGYLAALRAKKAGVSEAVLDIGRFPSTKGSRLYAALKGVLDAGIHVPHSDEVLPSEERVRGEHISSFASELEGDRELLERQFSGYLRRGADPKIVPEVFESVLEALRIDPLQK encoded by the coding sequence GTGATCCGCTTGGCGAGGTCAGGGAGGTACAAGGTGAAGTTCAGGAGGAGGAGGGAAGGAAAGACCGACTACCTAAAGAGGTTAGCGTTGTTGAAGAGTAGGAAGCCTAGGGTAGTCGTTAGGAAGACCAATAGGTACATAATAGTGCAGTTCGTTAGGTTCAAGGGAGAGGGGGATGAGGTGATAGCTTACGCCTTCTCCAAGGAGCTGGAGAAGTACGGTTGGGTTTACGGTGGAAAGAACCTGCCAGCTGCCTACCTGACGGGCTACCTAGCTGCCTTGAGGGCCAAGAAGGCGGGAGTCAGTGAGGCGGTCTTGGACATAGGGAGGTTCCCATCAACCAAGGGCTCCAGGCTTTACGCTGCACTGAAGGGCGTTCTAGATGCGGGCATCCATGTGCCTCACTCCGATGAGGTACTGCCGAGCGAGGAGAGGGTAAGGGGAGAACACATCTCATCATTCGCTTCCGAGCTCGAGGGAGATAGGGAGCTTCTGGAGAGGCAGTTCTCAGGTTACCTGAGGAGGGGAGCTGATCCCAAGATCGTACCCGAGGTCTTCGAAAGCGTCCTGGAAGCGCTGAGGATAGATCCCCTTCAAAAATGA
- a CDS encoding 30S ribosomal protein S14 encodes MAKPRRKVRTKGKGAYVCRRCGRVGYGIIRKYDLYLCRSCFLEVAPLMGWRKYE; translated from the coding sequence ATGGCGAAGCCAAGGAGGAAAGTGAGGACGAAGGGAAAGGGGGCTTACGTCTGCAGGAGGTGCGGCAGGGTGGGTTACGGGATAATAAGGAAGTACGACCTCTATCTCTGCAGGTCCTGCTTCCTGGAGGTAGCTCCCTTAATGGGCTGGAGGAAGTACGAGTGA
- a CDS encoding 50S ribosomal protein L34e → MRDINKRGTHRRLKKVRVAVRTPGGRVVYHYKHKRHSPAKCMRCGTELNATPTGPRSVIAKIPKSQRRPNRPYGGNLCPRCLKELMTASAISEGLSLLAS, encoded by the coding sequence ATACGGGACATCAACAAGAGGGGGACCCACAGGAGATTGAAGAAAGTGAGAGTCGCCGTTAGGACACCTGGAGGTAGGGTAGTGTACCACTACAAGCACAAGAGGCATTCCCCCGCTAAATGCATGAGGTGCGGGACCGAGCTAAACGCAACACCCACAGGACCTAGGTCCGTCATAGCGAAGATCCCGAAGAGCCAGAGGAGACCGAACAGGCCCTACGGTGGTAACCTATGTCCTAGGTGCTTGAAGGAGTTAATGACGGCCTCCGCGATATCGGAGGGTCTGTCCCTCCTCGCGTCCTGA
- a CDS encoding 30S ribosomal protein S13 produces the protein MSGVELKRVVRLLNTTLDGTKPVLVSLTNVKGISYTLATAILRKAGVNPTKRLGELTEEEYSRIEDVVNDPEKYGIPWWIMNRQKDYRSNESTILIGDDVNWYVTQDINLMKKMGSWKGIRHELGLKVRGQRTKTTGRAGRTVGYQRKK, from the coding sequence TTGTCCGGTGTAGAGCTGAAGAGAGTAGTAAGGCTGCTAAATACAACGCTGGATGGGACAAAGCCCGTACTGGTCTCCCTCACGAACGTTAAGGGAATAAGTTATACCTTAGCGACAGCAATCTTAAGGAAAGCAGGCGTGAACCCGACTAAGCGGTTAGGGGAGCTTACTGAGGAGGAGTACTCGAGGATAGAGGATGTGGTTAATGATCCCGAGAAGTACGGGATCCCCTGGTGGATAATGAATAGGCAAAAGGATTACAGATCTAACGAGTCCACGATACTGATAGGGGACGATGTCAACTGGTACGTGACTCAGGACATAAACTTGATGAAGAAGATGGGCAGCTGGAAGGGGATAAGGCATGAGCTCGGACTGAAGGTCAGGGGACAGAGGACAAAGACCACCGGAAGGGCTGGAAGGACGGTAGGTTATCAGAGGAAGAAATGA
- a CDS encoding 30S ribosomal protein S4, protein MGDIKKPRKKYERPYKPWDRRVLEETNRLCGYYGLRNKRELWRMSYLAKKYRRIARQLLAAPESERVKIEPIIRKLQALGILGKDATLDDLLDLSVEQFLERRLQTIVWRKGLAKSPYMARQLITHGHVRIDGRRIRQPSYLVKVDEEDKIECTHPACVEEAVREAR, encoded by the coding sequence TTGGGGGACATAAAAAAGCCTAGGAAGAAGTACGAGCGGCCTTACAAACCATGGGATAGGAGGGTCTTGGAGGAGACGAACAGGCTATGCGGGTACTACGGATTGAGGAATAAGAGGGAGCTCTGGAGGATGAGCTACTTAGCGAAGAAGTACAGGAGAATAGCTAGACAGTTACTAGCGGCCCCCGAGAGTGAGAGAGTTAAGATAGAACCCATAATAAGGAAACTGCAGGCTTTAGGTATCTTAGGTAAGGACGCAACGCTGGACGACCTCTTAGATCTCAGCGTGGAGCAGTTCTTGGAGAGGAGACTTCAGACGATTGTCTGGAGAAAGGGTTTGGCTAAGAGCCCTTACATGGCGAGGCAACTCATAACCCATGGACACGTAAGGATAGACGGCAGGAGGATAAGGCAGCCTAGTTACCTGGTCAAAGTGGATGAGGAGGATAAGATAGAGTGCACTCACCCCGCCTGCGTTGAGGAGGCCGTAAGGGAGGCGAGATGA
- a CDS encoding 50S ribosomal protein L14e, with product MAVIEVGRVCRKVAGREAGRICVVVKIIDSNFVEITGPKELTGVRRRRANVKHLVPLPVKLDIREDASDNEVMESLKGTDLYPKLLAEKERREKARVSK from the coding sequence ATGGCTGTTATCGAAGTTGGGAGGGTCTGCAGGAAAGTAGCTGGTAGGGAAGCCGGAAGGATCTGCGTAGTCGTTAAGATAATAGATAGTAACTTCGTGGAGATCACAGGACCCAAGGAACTCACAGGGGTCAGGAGGAGAAGGGCTAACGTCAAGCACCTAGTACCTCTCCCCGTTAAGTTAGACATACGTGAGGACGCTAGCGACAACGAGGTCATGGAGTCCCTCAAGGGTACGGACCTGTACCCGAAGCTGCTCGCGGAGAAGGAGAGGAGGGAGAAGGCTAGGGTATCCAAGTGA
- a CDS encoding 50S ribosomal protein L6, translating to MGRYPRVVSSAIELSIPIPDNVKVSASGSRIRVEGPKGALEREFHGELIELSVEEDKVRVRTFGRRKFNRAYLGTVAAHVRNMIKGVTEGFSKEMVIVYAHFPMKVEVDPKKKLVKISNFLGEKAPRYAEIVGDTRVRVEGDRIYVEGISKEDVGQTAANIRLATKIRKKDPRVFMDGIYVVR from the coding sequence ATGGGTAGGTATCCGAGGGTGGTGAGCTCCGCTATTGAGTTGAGCATCCCCATACCTGATAACGTTAAGGTCTCAGCGTCCGGGAGCAGGATAAGGGTCGAGGGACCTAAGGGTGCTCTGGAGAGGGAGTTTCACGGGGAGCTGATAGAGCTCTCGGTGGAGGAGGACAAGGTCAGAGTGAGGACCTTCGGGAGGAGGAAGTTCAACAGAGCTTACTTGGGCACAGTGGCTGCTCACGTGAGGAACATGATTAAAGGGGTCACTGAGGGCTTCAGTAAGGAGATGGTGATAGTTTACGCTCACTTCCCGATGAAAGTGGAGGTGGATCCTAAGAAGAAGTTAGTCAAGATATCCAACTTCTTGGGTGAGAAAGCGCCTAGGTACGCCGAGATAGTCGGGGATACTAGGGTGAGGGTAGAGGGAGATAGGATCTACGTAGAGGGGATCTCTAAGGAGGACGTAGGGCAGACCGCAGCGAACATAAGGCTGGCTACTAAGATAAGGAAGAAGGATCCTAGGGTCTTCATGGATGGTATATACGTGGTGAGGTGA
- a CDS encoding EMC3/TMCO1 family protein codes for MDLSSILFPPGSVIFLTLLALSISLGINLINRRTIDYGRMRELQKIVKEYTELQRELLRNPDDKKLKKKLDKMKPQFDAARGEISRMNMRPMLYTTLPIIVIFWLLGSFYTDIPVLQLPFPLPWILDYFHGNTGLSNQTLGYLGYYVIVSFLFSAILQRVLGTLPSG; via the coding sequence ATGGACCTAAGCTCCATCCTCTTTCCACCTGGTTCGGTGATCTTCCTCACGCTGCTAGCTCTCTCCATAAGTTTAGGGATCAACCTGATAAACAGGAGGACTATCGATTACGGGAGAATGAGGGAGCTTCAGAAGATAGTTAAGGAGTACACGGAACTTCAAAGGGAGCTGCTCAGGAACCCCGATGATAAGAAGTTGAAGAAGAAACTCGATAAGATGAAGCCACAGTTCGACGCTGCTAGGGGAGAGATCAGCAGGATGAACATGAGGCCCATGCTCTACACGACCTTACCGATAATAGTGATCTTCTGGTTGCTCGGGAGTTTCTATACGGATATCCCAGTGTTGCAGCTCCCCTTTCCCTTACCTTGGATCCTAGATTACTTCCATGGGAACACTGGACTTTCCAATCAGACATTAGGGTACTTAGGCTACTATGTGATAGTCTCATTCCTCTTCTCAGCGATACTCCAGAGGGTTCTCGGTACTCTACCGTCAGGGTGA
- a CDS encoding 50S ribosomal protein L30 produces MDLEGIPLIAVVRIRGRVDVKPDIKRTLEMLYLRRKFWATLVPLTESYRGMLHKVKDYSTYGEVDRDTLIVLLRERGELRDGGKLSDEWLSNNSEFSSIEELADALLTKRAYLHKLGWMKPYFRLHPPEGGFKRTTKRAWNDGGELGYRGKEINRLLRRMV; encoded by the coding sequence GTGGATCTGGAAGGAATTCCCTTGATCGCTGTAGTTAGGATAAGGGGTAGGGTTGATGTGAAGCCCGATATCAAGAGGACCCTGGAGATGCTCTACCTACGCAGGAAGTTCTGGGCGACACTAGTTCCCCTCACGGAGTCCTACAGAGGCATGCTTCACAAGGTCAAGGACTACTCCACTTACGGCGAGGTGGATAGGGACACGCTCATAGTACTGCTGAGGGAGAGGGGGGAGCTCAGGGATGGGGGTAAGCTGAGCGATGAGTGGCTCTCCAACAACAGTGAGTTCTCAAGCATTGAGGAGTTAGCTGATGCTCTACTCACGAAGAGAGCCTATCTCCATAAGCTAGGATGGATGAAGCCCTACTTCAGGCTTCACCCTCCTGAGGGGGGTTTCAAGAGGACCACTAAGAGGGCCTGGAATGACGGCGGGGAGCTAGGGTATAGGGGGAAGGAGATAAATAGGCTTCTCAGGAGGATGGTATGA
- a CDS encoding uL15m family ribosomal protein — MMSAIPRRRKRSRKMRGSRLHGYGLQRQHRRSGRRGGFGMAGTKKHLWTWVTAHEPDYFGRGRRGFKRPRAVTREVRSINLSEVDEMLPELISSGIARELEDGRLELDLSELGYDKLLGRGGISRPVVIKVSSASRHAISKLESIGGSVITESAGVDSE; from the coding sequence ATGATGAGCGCCATACCCAGGAGGAGGAAGAGATCCAGAAAGATGAGGGGATCTAGGCTCCACGGTTACGGTCTACAGAGGCAGCACAGGAGGAGCGGCAGGAGAGGGGGCTTCGGGATGGCAGGAACTAAGAAACACCTTTGGACTTGGGTGACGGCTCACGAGCCCGACTACTTCGGTAGAGGGAGAAGGGGGTTCAAGAGGCCCAGGGCCGTGACCAGGGAAGTTAGGAGCATAAACCTCAGCGAGGTGGATGAGATGCTCCCTGAACTGATCTCCTCAGGCATAGCTAGGGAGCTCGAGGACGGTAGGCTTGAGCTGGATTTGAGTGAGCTAGGTTACGATAAGCTGCTCGGTAGGGGGGGAATAAGCAGACCGGTTGTGATAAAGGTGAGCAGCGCTTCGAGGCACGCGATCAGCAAGCTCGAGAGCATCGGTGGCAGCGTTATAACTGAATCAGCGGGGGTAGATTCTGAATGA
- a CDS encoding eL32 family ribosomal protein, whose protein sequence is MSSDKKRLLRSLKKRKPRFLNLALHWKSGTVRSWRRPRGIDNKQRLRLKSRPKQPNIGYKNPEEVRGLHPSGRKPVVVHNIEELRRIAEEKDKVVVYIAHTVGERKRSLMREEASRLGLRLAN, encoded by the coding sequence ATGAGCTCGGATAAGAAGAGACTACTGAGGAGCTTGAAGAAGAGGAAACCCAGGTTCCTGAACCTCGCCCTTCACTGGAAGTCAGGGACCGTGAGGAGCTGGAGGAGGCCTAGGGGTATAGATAATAAGCAGAGACTGAGGCTGAAGAGCAGGCCGAAGCAACCTAATATAGGTTACAAGAACCCTGAGGAGGTCAGAGGGCTCCACCCCTCAGGCAGGAAGCCGGTAGTTGTCCACAACATAGAGGAGCTTAGGAGGATCGCTGAGGAGAAGGATAAGGTCGTAGTTTACATAGCGCACACCGTGGGGGAGAGGAAGAGGAGCTTGATGAGGGAGGAGGCCTCCAGGCTCGGGCTGAGGTTAGCGAACTGA
- a CDS encoding 30S ribosomal protein S8: MTRLDPLADAMSTLTNSSLVGKREVVINVASKLIGKVLRVLKEEGYIDDFEYVDDGRFGKYVVKLNGRINRAGAIKPRFPVKANEFMRWEKIYLPAENVGVIVVSTNQGVMTHREAKRRGIGGVLIAYCY; the protein is encoded by the coding sequence ATGACCAGACTCGACCCCCTAGCTGACGCGATGAGCACGCTCACGAACAGCTCGCTCGTGGGTAAGAGGGAGGTCGTGATAAACGTAGCATCGAAGCTCATAGGGAAGGTCCTGAGGGTCCTGAAGGAGGAGGGTTATATAGATGACTTCGAGTACGTGGATGACGGGAGGTTCGGGAAGTACGTGGTCAAACTGAACGGTAGGATAAACAGAGCCGGAGCCATAAAGCCCAGGTTCCCGGTGAAAGCGAACGAGTTCATGAGGTGGGAGAAGATATACTTACCGGCTGAAAACGTTGGAGTGATAGTGGTCTCGACCAATCAGGGCGTGATGACGCATAGAGAGGCCAAGAGGAGGGGGATAGGGGGGGTCCTCATAGCTTACTGCTACTGA
- a CDS encoding 50S ribosomal protein L19e gives MDLEYQRRLAARVAGVGLSRVRINPEKVEAVSEAVTRDDIKRLIRSGAIEILQKRGVSRVRGRRKRRGPGSRKGGKYSRLPRKERWVRRIRALRRELRKMRDEGMIDAKTYRELYEKLHTFNSVSQLRAHVTRG, from the coding sequence ATGGACCTGGAGTATCAGAGGAGGTTGGCCGCCAGGGTCGCTGGTGTGGGCCTGAGTAGGGTCAGGATAAACCCGGAGAAGGTAGAGGCAGTGAGCGAGGCCGTGACTAGGGATGACATAAAGAGGCTGATAAGATCCGGGGCCATAGAGATCCTTCAGAAGAGAGGCGTGAGTAGAGTCAGGGGAAGGAGGAAGAGGAGGGGCCCGGGCAGCAGGAAAGGAGGGAAGTACTCCAGGCTTCCCAGGAAGGAGAGATGGGTGAGGAGGATAAGGGCTTTGAGGAGGGAGCTGAGGAAGATGAGGGATGAAGGGATGATAGACGCAAAGACTTACAGGGAGCTATACGAGAAGCTCCACACTTTCAACAGCGTCTCACAGCTGAGGGCGCACGTAACTAGGGGGTGA
- the secY gene encoding preprotein translocase subunit SecY: MSLARDIISKLNKGIPEVERPKRAPTLKEKLAWTGLALIIYYFLTQVPLYGAPRGGLDYLAQIRVIFAGAQGSIVELGIGPIVTAGIVLELLVGSKILKLDLTDPDDRKFFQESQRVAAIFFILFEVSAYTVGGRFGNLTLEQAAIVIAQLSLGCFLLMMLDDLVSKWGIGSGISLFILAGVAQEALWATFSPKVEATTGRYVGVIPALLNEGVSAIYRGSLPGLVGLISTFVVFIAVIWAYEVRVNISIAHSIYGGLRTRYPIRLLYVSNVPIIFASALLGDIDILAKIAWSRLGSETSGWAKYLVDFLGRYEADPVSGSVNPVQGLAYYITTPHGPEVIVQDPLRAIVYVAILVGSCVAFAKIWVMTAGMDPRTVSEQLVKQGIVVPGRRANPKVIARTIEKYIEAVTYLGGIMVGLLAAVANFTGAFGTGSGILLAVTIIAGLYERLAHERTLEMYPRLKKFIG, encoded by the coding sequence ATGAGCCTCGCGAGGGACATCATTTCGAAACTTAACAAGGGGATCCCTGAGGTGGAGAGGCCCAAGAGGGCCCCAACCCTCAAGGAGAAGCTCGCTTGGACGGGACTAGCCCTGATAATCTACTACTTCCTGACGCAGGTCCCCCTCTACGGTGCCCCAAGGGGAGGGCTGGACTACTTAGCTCAGATAAGGGTCATCTTCGCCGGCGCTCAGGGAAGCATAGTCGAGCTAGGCATAGGGCCCATAGTCACGGCAGGGATAGTGTTAGAGCTCTTAGTCGGTAGCAAGATACTGAAGCTCGATCTCACCGATCCCGATGACAGGAAGTTCTTCCAAGAGTCTCAGAGGGTCGCAGCGATATTCTTCATACTCTTCGAGGTATCGGCTTATACCGTGGGTGGGAGGTTCGGAAACCTCACGCTGGAGCAAGCGGCTATCGTGATAGCTCAACTGTCCTTGGGATGCTTCCTCCTCATGATGCTGGATGACCTGGTGAGCAAGTGGGGTATAGGTAGCGGTATAAGTCTCTTCATACTGGCTGGGGTCGCTCAAGAAGCCCTGTGGGCCACGTTCTCCCCTAAGGTAGAGGCCACGACCGGTAGGTACGTGGGGGTGATCCCAGCCCTACTGAATGAGGGGGTCTCGGCCATCTACAGGGGATCCCTCCCCGGATTGGTGGGCCTGATATCCACCTTCGTGGTCTTCATAGCCGTTATCTGGGCGTACGAGGTTAGGGTGAACATCTCCATAGCTCACTCGATATACGGGGGTCTCAGGACTAGGTATCCGATAAGGCTGCTCTACGTGAGCAACGTCCCCATAATATTCGCTTCAGCCCTCCTAGGGGACATAGACATACTGGCGAAGATAGCCTGGTCCAGGTTGGGCTCGGAGACGAGCGGGTGGGCTAAGTACCTAGTCGACTTCCTGGGTAGGTATGAAGCCGATCCCGTGAGCGGTAGCGTGAACCCCGTTCAGGGACTCGCCTACTACATAACCACGCCTCACGGACCCGAGGTCATAGTTCAGGACCCGCTGAGGGCTATAGTTTACGTGGCGATCCTAGTTGGGTCCTGCGTCGCTTTCGCTAAGATATGGGTGATGACGGCCGGTATGGATCCCAGGACGGTGAGTGAGCAGTTAGTCAAGCAGGGCATCGTGGTTCCGGGAAGGAGGGCCAACCCTAAGGTGATCGCTAGGACCATAGAGAAGTACATAGAGGCTGTCACCTACTTAGGGGGGATAATGGTCGGATTACTAGCAGCCGTCGCGAACTTCACAGGAGCTTTCGGCACGGGAAGCGGTATACTCCTAGCTGTAACTATAATAGCAGGACTCTATGAGAGATTAGCCCATGAACGCACACTTGAGATGTACCCGAGGCTGAAGAAGTTCATAGGGTGA
- a CDS encoding 30S ribosomal protein S5, which translates to MSEEEFEIERAWVPRTWVGRLVAEGKIRSLEEILRRGIPIQEPEIVDTLVPGLKEEVIEVIRVQRQTDAGELTQLRVVAAVGDGMNYVGVGKGKGKEFSIALADAIRNAKLNMIKVRKGCGSWECGCGRPHSIAAAVTGASGSVRVTLLPAPRKLGIAGNETAKIVLGLGGLQDVRIFSKGHTRNRMNYAFALHDALRKLLTMNLPSDWRR; encoded by the coding sequence ATGTCGGAAGAGGAGTTCGAGATCGAGAGGGCCTGGGTTCCGAGGACCTGGGTTGGCCGCTTAGTGGCTGAGGGTAAGATAAGGAGCCTGGAGGAGATACTGAGGAGGGGTATACCCATCCAGGAGCCTGAGATAGTCGATACCCTCGTTCCAGGTCTTAAGGAGGAGGTAATAGAGGTTATCAGAGTGCAGAGGCAGACTGATGCCGGCGAACTCACCCAACTGAGGGTAGTGGCTGCGGTGGGCGACGGTATGAATTACGTAGGGGTGGGGAAGGGTAAGGGGAAGGAGTTCAGCATAGCCCTAGCCGATGCTATTAGGAACGCTAAGCTTAACATGATAAAGGTCAGGAAGGGATGTGGTTCCTGGGAGTGCGGATGCGGAAGGCCTCACTCGATAGCCGCGGCTGTCACCGGAGCATCTGGCTCCGTGAGGGTGACCCTGCTCCCAGCGCCCAGGAAGTTGGGGATAGCCGGTAACGAGACAGCTAAGATAGTTCTAGGGCTCGGTGGGCTGCAGGACGTTAGGATATTCTCGAAGGGCCATACCAGGAACAGGATGAATTATGCTTTCGCTCTGCATGACGCTCTTCGCAAGTTGCTCACCATGAACCTCCCGAGCGATTGGAGAAGGTGA